The Candidatus Dormiibacterota bacterium genome contains a region encoding:
- a CDS encoding methylmalonyl-CoA mutase family protein produces MLAQDRPTDEPADLAAARYRAELQRWQQGPLAKGLAYGERLERFETGSGIPVDTLYTPVHLEGDDPVDDQGFPGEYPFTRGIQPTMYRGRLWSIRQYAGYGTAADANARFRFLLANGQPGLSVAFDLPTQMGLDSDDPLSAGEVGQVGVAIDSLADIEALFEGIPLDRVSTSMTINAPAAVLVAMYVVAAEKQGVAPEGVMGTAQNDVLKEYVARGTYIYPPRPSLRLAADLIAYCSRTAVRFNPISLSGYHIREAGSTAPQEMAFAVANACAYVQAAIDRGVAVDDFAPRLSWIFNTHTDFFEEIAKYRALRRLWAELMRDRFGARRPQSQMLRTHTQTGGSTLTAQQPENNIVRAAIQALAAVLGGVQSLALSCYDEALSIPTQKAQRIAVRTQQIIGEEIGVTSTVDP; encoded by the coding sequence ATGCTCGCCCAGGATCGCCCCACCGACGAGCCCGCGGATCTCGCCGCGGCGCGCTACCGCGCCGAGCTGCAGCGCTGGCAGCAGGGCCCGCTGGCGAAGGGCCTGGCCTACGGCGAGCGGCTCGAGCGCTTCGAGACCGGCAGCGGCATCCCCGTGGACACGCTGTACACCCCGGTTCACCTCGAGGGGGACGACCCGGTCGACGACCAGGGGTTCCCCGGTGAGTATCCGTTCACCCGGGGCATCCAGCCGACGATGTACCGCGGCCGGCTCTGGAGCATCCGCCAGTACGCCGGCTACGGCACCGCGGCGGACGCCAACGCCCGCTTCCGCTTCCTGCTCGCCAACGGCCAGCCGGGGCTGAGCGTCGCCTTCGACCTGCCCACCCAGATGGGCCTCGACAGCGACGACCCGCTCAGCGCGGGCGAGGTCGGCCAGGTGGGGGTGGCGATCGACTCGCTGGCCGACATCGAGGCGCTCTTCGAGGGCATCCCCCTCGACCGGGTCAGCACCTCGATGACGATCAACGCCCCGGCGGCGGTGCTGGTGGCGATGTACGTGGTCGCCGCGGAGAAGCAGGGGGTCGCCCCCGAGGGGGTGATGGGCACCGCCCAGAACGACGTGCTCAAGGAGTACGTCGCCCGCGGCACCTACATCTACCCGCCCCGGCCCTCGCTGCGGCTCGCCGCCGACCTGATCGCCTACTGCTCGCGGACCGCGGTGCGGTTCAACCCGATCTCGCTGAGCGGCTACCACATCCGCGAGGCGGGGAGCACCGCCCCCCAGGAGATGGCCTTCGCCGTCGCCAACGCCTGCGCCTACGTGCAGGCGGCGATCGACCGGGGCGTTGCCGTGGACGACTTCGCCCCGCGGCTCTCCTGGATCTTCAACACCCACACCGACTTCTTCGAAGAGATCGCCAAGTACCGCGCCCTGCGCCGCCTCTGGGCGGAGCTGATGCGCGACCGCTTCGGGGCGCGGCGGCCGCAGTCGCAGATGCTGCGCACCCACACCCAAACGGGCGGCTCGACGCTCACCGCCCAGCAGCCCGAGAACAACATCGTCCGGGCCGCCATCCAGGCCCTGGCGGCGGTGCTCGGCGGGGTCCAGTCGCTGGCGCTCTCCTGCTACGACGAGGCCCTCTCCATCCCCACCCAGAAGGCCCAGCGGATCGCGGTGCGCACCCAGCAGATCATCGGCGAGGAGATCGGCGTCACCAGCACGGTCGACCC